A portion of the Bubalus kerabau isolate K-KA32 ecotype Philippines breed swamp buffalo chromosome 1, PCC_UOA_SB_1v2, whole genome shotgun sequence genome contains these proteins:
- the GPRC5D gene encoding G-protein coupled receptor family C group 5 member D isoform X2, translating into MYEDCKESTGDYYFLCDTGGAWGIVLESLAAVGIVVTVMLLLAFLFLMRRVQDCAHWNVLPTQFLFLLGVLGLFGLAFAFIIQLNQQTAPIRYFLFGVLFALCFSCLLAHASNLVKLVRGRVSFSWTTILCIAIGVSLLQTIIAIEYVTLIMTRGGMFVHMTPYQLNVDFVVLLVYVLFLMALTFFVSKTTFCGPCENWKQHGRFIFVTVLVSIIIWVVWISMLMRGNTQLQRQPQWDDPVICIALVTNAWVFLLLYIVPELCILYRSSQQDRPLPGNACPLPTYERSFRAENQELSRDC; encoded by the exons ATGTATGAGGACTGCAAGGAGTCCACGGGGGACTATTACTTCCTCTGTGACACTGGGGGAGCATGGGGCATTGTTCTGGAGTCCCTGGCAGCAGTTGGCATAGTGGTTACAGTCATGCTGCTCCTGGCGTTTCTCTTCCTCATGAGAAGGGTCCAAGACTGCGCCCACTGGAATGTCCTCCCCACCCAGTTCCTCTTCCTCCTGGGTGTGCTGGGGCTCTTTGGCCTTGCTTTTGCCTTCATCATCCAGCTGAATCAGCAGACTGCCCCCATCCGCTACTTTCTCTTTGGGgtcctctttgctctctgcttCTCGTGCCTCTTGGCTCACGCCTCCAACCTGGTGAAGCTGGTCCGGGGTCGAGTCTCCTTCTCTTGGACGACAATTCTGTGCATTGCTATTGGTGTCAGCCTGTTGCAGACCATCATCGCCATTGAGTACGTGACTCTCATCATGACCAGGGGTGGCATGTTTGTGCACATGACACCCTATCAGCTCAACGTGGACTTCGTGGTCCTCCTGGTCTACGTCCTCTTCCTGATGGCCCTCACGTTCTTTGTCTCCAAGACCACCTTCTGCGGCCCTTGTGAGAACTGGAAGCAGCATGGCAGGTTCATCTTTGTCACCGTGCTCGTCTCCATCATCATCTGGGTGGTGTGGATCTCCATGCTCATGAGGGGCAACACACAGCTCCAGCGGCAGCCCCAGTGGGACGACCCCGTCATCTGCATCGCGCTGGTCACCAACGCGTGGGTTTTCTTGCTGCTGTACATTGTCCCGGAGCTGTGCATTCTCTACCGATCGAGTCAGCAGGATCGCCCCCTGCCAGGCAATGCCTGCCCCCTCCCGACTTACGAACGCAGCTTCAGAGCAGAGAACCAGGAGCTCTCAAGAG ATTGTTGA
- the GPRC5D gene encoding G-protein coupled receptor family C group 5 member D isoform X1 — translation MYEDCKESTGDYYFLCDTGGAWGIVLESLAAVGIVVTVMLLLAFLFLMRRVQDCAHWNVLPTQFLFLLGVLGLFGLAFAFIIQLNQQTAPIRYFLFGVLFALCFSCLLAHASNLVKLVRGRVSFSWTTILCIAIGVSLLQTIIAIEYVTLIMTRGGMFVHMTPYQLNVDFVVLLVYVLFLMALTFFVSKTTFCGPCENWKQHGRFIFVTVLVSIIIWVVWISMLMRGNTQLQRQPQWDDPVICIALVTNAWVFLLLYIVPELCILYRSSQQDRPLPGNACPLPTYERSFRAENQELSRARDSDGAEEDVALTAYGSPHSAADC, via the exons ATGTATGAGGACTGCAAGGAGTCCACGGGGGACTATTACTTCCTCTGTGACACTGGGGGAGCATGGGGCATTGTTCTGGAGTCCCTGGCAGCAGTTGGCATAGTGGTTACAGTCATGCTGCTCCTGGCGTTTCTCTTCCTCATGAGAAGGGTCCAAGACTGCGCCCACTGGAATGTCCTCCCCACCCAGTTCCTCTTCCTCCTGGGTGTGCTGGGGCTCTTTGGCCTTGCTTTTGCCTTCATCATCCAGCTGAATCAGCAGACTGCCCCCATCCGCTACTTTCTCTTTGGGgtcctctttgctctctgcttCTCGTGCCTCTTGGCTCACGCCTCCAACCTGGTGAAGCTGGTCCGGGGTCGAGTCTCCTTCTCTTGGACGACAATTCTGTGCATTGCTATTGGTGTCAGCCTGTTGCAGACCATCATCGCCATTGAGTACGTGACTCTCATCATGACCAGGGGTGGCATGTTTGTGCACATGACACCCTATCAGCTCAACGTGGACTTCGTGGTCCTCCTGGTCTACGTCCTCTTCCTGATGGCCCTCACGTTCTTTGTCTCCAAGACCACCTTCTGCGGCCCTTGTGAGAACTGGAAGCAGCATGGCAGGTTCATCTTTGTCACCGTGCTCGTCTCCATCATCATCTGGGTGGTGTGGATCTCCATGCTCATGAGGGGCAACACACAGCTCCAGCGGCAGCCCCAGTGGGACGACCCCGTCATCTGCATCGCGCTGGTCACCAACGCGTGGGTTTTCTTGCTGCTGTACATTGTCCCGGAGCTGTGCATTCTCTACCGATCGAGTCAGCAGGATCGCCCCCTGCCAGGCAATGCCTGCCCCCTCCCGACTTACGAACGCAGCTTCAGAGCAGAGAACCAGGAGCTCTCAAGAG CCCGAGACAGTGATGGCGCTGAGGAGGATGTAGCATTAACTGCGTATGGTAGCCCCCACTCAGCTGCAG ATTGTTGA